The following are encoded in a window of Castanea sativa cultivar Marrone di Chiusa Pesio chromosome 9, ASM4071231v1 genomic DNA:
- the LOC142609485 gene encoding enoyl-[acyl-carrier-protein] reductase [NADH] 1, chloroplastic-like has protein sequence MAATSTPGMLMTTINSCLSSSRNRVMTSTANFSAEHKEASWTRLTSSSHISSRQPFFQSFTSGNVKFQKVVTRAVSGAAEYKPLPGLPVDLRGKRAFIAGIADDNGYGWAIAKSLAAGGAEILVGTWVPALNIFESSLRRGKFDESRKLPDGSLMEITKVYPLDAVYDNPEDVPDDVKANKRYAGSSNWTVQEVVESVKQDFGSIDILVHSLANGPEVSKPLLETSRNGYLAAISASSYSFVSLLKHFVPIMNPGGASISLTYIASERIIPGYGGGMSSAKAALESDTQVLAFEAGRKHKIRVNTISAGPLRSRAAKAIGFIDMMIDYSSANAPLQKELSAEEVGNAAAFLASPLASAITGAVVYVDNGLNAMGVGVDSPIFENLDIPKGN, from the exons ATGGCGGCTACTTCAACCCCTGGCATGCTCATGACAACAATCAATTCTTGCTTATCTTCTTCCCGCAATAGAGTTATGACAAGCACTGCAAATTTCAGTGCTGAGCATAAAGAGGCATCTTGGACAAGGCTTACCAGCTCTTCCCACATCTCATCAAGGCAGCCATTCTTCCAGAGCTTCACATCAGGAaatgtaaaatttcaaaaggtTGTTACAAGAGCAGTGTCTGGTGCTGCAGAGTACAAGCCTCTGCCTGGCTTGCCTGTTGATTTGAGAG GTAAGAGAGCATTTATTGCTGGCATAGCTGATGATAATGGATATGGATGGGCAATAGCAAAATCTCTTGCTGCTGGTGGTGCTGAAATTCTTGTTGGTACATGGGTTCCG GCACTGAATATTTTTGAATCTAGTTTACGGCGTGGGAAATTTGATGAGTCACGCAA aTTACCAGATGGTTCTCTAATGGAAATTACTAAAGTGTATCCATTGGACGCTGTTTATGACAATCCTGAAGATGTTCCTGACGAT GTAAAAGCAAACAAACGCTATGCTGGATCCTCAAATTGGACAGTTCAG GAAGTTGTTGAATCTGTGAAACAGGACTTTGGAAGCATTGACATCCTTGTGCACTCACTTGCCAATGGGCCAGAG GTCAGCAAACCTCTTTTGGAGACATCAAGGAATGGATATCTTGCAGCTATCTCTGCATCTAGTTACTCCTTTGTTTCTTTACTCAAGCACTTTGTTCCAATAATGAATCCAG GTGGTGCTTCAATTTCTCTAACATACATTGCTTCTGAAAGGATCATTCCAGG ATATGGTGGAGGTATGAGTTCAGCAAAGGCTGCTCTGGAGAGTGACACGCAA GTGCTAGCTTTTGAAGCTGgaagaaaacacaaaatcaGGGTCAACACAATATCTGCTg GGCCATTAAGAAGTCGTGCTGCAAAAGCAATTGGTTTTATTGATATGATGATAGATTACTCATCAGCAAATGCACCCCTACAGAAAGAATTATCTGCAG AGGAGGTTGGGAATGCTGCTGCCTTCCTGGCATCACCCTTAGCTTCAGCTATCACTGGTGCTGTTGTGTATGTTGACAATGGTCTGAATGCAATGGGAGTGGGAGTTGACAGCCCAATATTTGAGAACCTAGACATTCCAAAAGGTAACTAG
- the LOC142609993 gene encoding non-structural maintenance of chromosomes element 4 homolog A-like: protein MARKRELGSTSGSNSSNHGERVCEELGPCNSESRGDVAERRFLRSQYLAVKALISEERDDITRADSDKFDSIFHQVQTLHDSVQQPREQVADAEALSDIASTLLTCVRAHNSEGITPSDFVTCLLKQFGQQSGPSTSTENAGNAIFWNDIGLAVSHVFRRCSGYSTMIGPMNTELKQRKTPVQRKRMRHTESAQPEQFEDAGAEERIDTDRNMLTMFNILKKNRSVRLENLVLNRNSFAQTVENLFALSFLVKDGRAEINVDEKNCHIVSPKNAPSATAVASGAAAYSHFVFRLDFEDWKLMTCSVGVGEELMPQRKQLKTSSNSEVDPLSGESQAAVSTTHIRKLCRNRGLVLQEESVAESEQSLSADEDSVQCEIIEEKIVAIQKMLEQT, encoded by the exons ATGGCTAGGAAGCGAGAATTGGGTAGTACTAGTGGAAGTAATAGTAGTAATCATGGTGAAAGAGTTTGTGAAGAGTTAGGGCCCTGTAATTCTGAATCTCGAGGAGACGTGGCTGAGCGTCGATTTCTTCGCTCTCAATACCTTGCTGTCAAGGCCCTCATTagtg AAGAAAGAGATGATATAACAAGAGCAGATTCTGACAAGTTTGACTCAATCTTTCACCAAGTCCAGACCTTGCATGATTccg TACAACAACCAAGAGAACAAGTTGCTGATGCAGAGGCTCTTTCAGACATTGCAAGTACATTGCTAACCTGTGTTAGGGCACATAACAGTGAAGGTATTACACCTTCAGATTTTGTCACATGTCTTCTCAAACAGTTTGGACAGCAAAGTGGACCAAGCACTAGTACAGAGAATGCTGGGAATGCTATATTTTGGAATGATATTGGTCTTGCAGTGTCACATGTTTTCAGGAGATGTTCAGGATACAGCACCAT gATTGGGCCTATGAACACTGAACTTAAGCAGCGTAAGACGCCTGTTCAAAGAAAACGTATGAGACACACAGAAAGTGCTCAGCCTGAACAG TTTGAAGATGCTGGTGCAGAAGAGAGAATAGATACTGACCGAAATATGTTAACTATGTTTAATATCTTGAAGAAGAATAGAAGTGTCAGGCTTGAAAATCTAGTATTGAACAGAAACTCTTTTGCACAGACAGTGGAGAATTTATTTGCCCTATCATTTCTGGTTAAAGATGGTCGTGCTGAAATAAATGTGGATGAGAAAAACTGTCATATTGTTT CACCAAAGAATGCTCCTTCTGCAACGGCTGTTGCCTCTGGGGCTGCTGCTTATAGCCACTTTGTGTTCAGATTAGACTTTGAGGACTGGAAG TTGATGACATGTTCCGTAGGGGTTGGGGAAGAGCTGATGCCACAAAGGAAGCAATTAAAAACATCAAGCAATTCTGAAGTAGATCCACTATCTGGAGAATCTCAAGCAGCAGTGTCTACAACACATATTAGGAAGTTGTGTAGAAATCGTGGCCTGGTTTTACAAGAAGAGTCTGTTGCCGAGAGTGAACAGTCTCTGTCAGCTGATGAAGACTCAGTTCAGTGTgaaattattgaagaaaaaattgtggcaattcAAAAGATGCTCGAGCAAACATGA